A window from Podospora bellae-mahoneyi strain CBS 112042 chromosome 1 map unlocalized CBS112042p_1, whole genome shotgun sequence encodes these proteins:
- the PAM17 gene encoding TIM23 complex component (COG:U; BUSCO:EOG09264HN5; EggNog:ENOG503P3WS), with product MLVTSATSMLRAGAGRSASGLQPMLLRTTTACPYSAGLNMTSPFSSMSQQPLAKFRTSPPTTRRTLSTTSSRLSTDAEVDATAAAKASKAQIAAHPETPALNWETFFKLRKSRRRWQQGFSVLGMLGFGLAGSMALGSGAADSLVGNIPLDPLMTMGLMTMGFAALGWLVGPSVGTVVFNAMNSKWKAPMALKESQFFARIKKNRVDPTASSARNPVPDFYGEKISSVAGYRQWLRDQRAFNKKKIGV from the exons ATGCTCGTCACATCAGCAACGAGCATGCTTCGCGCAGGCGCAGGCCGCTCTGCCAGCGGTCTCCAGCCCATGCTCctccgcaccaccaccgcctgcccTTACTCCGCCGGCCTCAACATGacctcgcccttctcctccatgtcacaacaacccctcgcCAAGTTCCGtacttcaccaccaactacCCGccgcaccctctccaccacctcttcccgcCTCAGCACCGACGCCGAAGTCGACGCAACCGCCGCGGCAAAGGCCTCCAAGGCTCAAATCGCTGCTCATCCCGAGACGCCCGCTCTCAACTGGGAGACTTTCTTCAAGCTTCGCaagtcgaggaggagatggcaGCAAGGTTTTAGTGTGCTGGGCATGCTGGGGTTTGGTCTTGCGGGGTCGATGGCGCTGGGATCCGGCGCGGCGGATAGTCTTGTGGGCAATATCCCACTTGATCCGCTCATGACGATGGGGTTGATGACTATGGGTTTCGCCGCActgggttggttggtagGGCCGAGTGTTGGAACGGTGGTATTTAATGCGATGAACAGCAAGTGGAAGGCGCCGATGGCGCTGAAGGAGAGCCAGTTCTTTGCGAGGATCAAGAAGAATCGGGTTGATCCTACGGCGAGTTCGGCGAGGAATCCTG TCCCCGATTTCTATGGTGAGAAGATCTCCAGTGTTGCCGGTTACAGGCAGTGGTTGAGAGATCAGAGAGCgttcaacaagaagaagattggcGTATAA
- a CDS encoding uncharacterized protein (EggNog:ENOG503NUJ2; MEROPS:MER0064210; COG:S), producing the protein MGFRNSMARRFGDTVSRTSPSLSTFSPPSSRVTGMASTKSKAQKFHLRLTTNPRTKSRQGRQPGKVEPRIKKPDMSSLRTATTKGRSSARASSPATISRYSTRTSRRLTNAQLGSGSTQYLSLTTEDVRSLRNDWLTDNNIAFWEEWLEREVLIKYPEAKIVLLRPSMTFLMMQSSDVRSIASALPNFDKITHIFLPVNDARDSTRSDLGSHWSLLLVSKIDGVAFHYDSLGGANYYEAQKCTDRLSKVLGQALRFYQMNDCPQQENSSDCGVYVCILMRHLLIKKLLNANATEKVSMSMAGKAVDSRSGRKEMMNIIESLRKEGERRRSASPFPSSSTPPRID; encoded by the exons ATGGGATTCCGAAACAGCATGGCCAGGCGTTTCGGGGATACTGTGAGCAGAACTTCCCCTTCTTTATCAACATTTTCTCCCCCCAGTTCCCGGGTCACGGGGATGGCCAGTACAAAATCCAAGGCCCAAAAATTCCATCTCCGTctcacaaccaacccccgcACCAAGAGCAGACAGGGCAGACAACCCGGGAAAGTCGAGCCCAGGATCAAGAAGCCCGACATGTCTTCTCTTCGCACTGCTACGACCAAGGGCCGAAGCAGTGCGCGTGCGAGCAGTCCAGCTACTATCTCTCGATACTCTACCAGGACCTCACGGAGACTGACCAATGCACAGCTGGGATCGGGCTCAACCCAGTATCTATCAT TGACGACTGAGGATGTCAGGTCCCTCCGAAACGACTGGCTGACAGATAAT AACATTGCCTTCTGGGAAGA ATGGCTCGAACGGGAGGTCCTCATCAAGTACCCCGAGGCGAAGATCGTCCTGCTTCGTCCCAGCATGACGTTCCTGATGATGCAATCAAGCGACGTCAGGAGTATAGCAAGCGCCCTGCCAAACTTCGACAAGATCACACATATCTTTCTTCCAGTCAACGACGCACGCGACAGCACCAGATCCGACCTCGGCTCTCACTGGTCGTTGCTCCTGGTGTCCAAAATCGATGGCGTTGCGTTTCACTACGACTCGCTGGGTGGCGCGAACTATTACGAAGCCCAAAAGTGCACCGATCGGCTAAGTAAGGTGTTGGGCCAGGCTCTACGATTTTACCAGATGAACGACTGCCCACAGCAGGAGAATAGCAGCGACTGCGGCGTCTACGTCTGTATTCTTATGAGGCATCTCCTGATCAAGAAGTTGCTCAACGCCAACGCTACTGAGAAGGTGTCAATGTCGATGGCCGGCAAAGCGGTCGACAGCCGCAGCGGTCGAAAAGAGATGATGAACATCATCGAAAGTCTGCGAAAAGAAGGCGAGAGAAGACGCAGTGCATCACCAtttccatcctcatcaaccccgccacgCATCGACTGA
- a CDS encoding uncharacterized protein (EggNog:ENOG503PEDP; COG:B), which translates to MEEDESPTRRKAAIEIPLRSERKYVPGSGPALPQISLLPVHDSTGYIIDQFVLPTDQDMKPDSRRLLHYHIGFTDLPAAKLLVPCHKVLDYISPRELEEWEFRNFERLDAQRKTAELALKEKKMAKKKAAKAAAIAEGKRPVGRPPKTKPRDSRSPASTTQASEALTMVEQVAGPSLSTAKKRKLSMALEREDTVSDVESDEAAIQRQLHPDFVNDQKWQLRNAEEGQWAGKSEAEPIGQSGLPSFETSGAETSQASSLAPSRRGVLPPLSQPLPPGRKETPIPPPNLNQHSLPSKAKTGVTAIPRPKQTPIPPPIPGQASGLSTKPKHKPATPAQTCPAIPGNIHPAFAAAFGARTEAKVGSRNGAADPKTPKSTPAKSHGTQQSKTSTPARRAEPLKIAQWTPVAVSRGRFSRTTPGSSSTASVSQDQMQETGSQKSEKKAPKPRKRTAPASQEEVYDVKQLLDDRWITEKGKKTHKYLVLWAGQWPEGQNPTWEPADNIEDKELIRQYHEKKALGIVRPPPKKMQKTLRSYILTGKQYSSVAEAFEDGLDVVEPSDHQGKDEQEDADMDKEEFLKVVDNLHPQYAKSLSFHVKKEKEGGGASGKVVDASFSTFDASLARYQQSFKGAPRGAF; encoded by the coding sequence ATGGAGGAAGACGAATCTCCCACCCGTCGTAAAGCGGCGATCGAGATCCCTCTCCGGTCGGAGCGAAAGTATGTCCCCGGCTCAGGGCCCGCCCTCCCTCAGATCTCGCTCCTTCCTGTTCACGACTCGACCGGTTACATAATCGACCAGTTTGTCCTTCCCACGGACCAGGACATGAAGCCAGATTCTCGCCGTCTACTTCACTATCACATTGGCTTCACCGACCTGCCTGCGGCGAAGCTACTTGTGCCTTGCCACAAGGTGCTCGACTACATCTCGCCGCGCGAGCTCGAGGAGTGGGAGTTCCGCAATTTCGAGAGACTCGACGCACAGAGAAAGACAGCAGAGTTGGCTctgaaagagaaaaaaatggcaaagaagaaggccgccaaGGCCGCCGCCATTGCTGAAGGCAAACGACCAGTCGGCAgaccccccaaaaccaaacccCGCGACTCTCGCTCGCCCGCTTCGACCACCCAAGCGAGCGAAGCCCTCACCATGGTAGAGCAGGTAGCTGGACCGTCTCTTTCAACAgcgaagaagagaaaactgAGCATGGCattggagagggaggacaCGGTTAGTGACGTGGAGTCTGACGAAGCTGCCATCCAAAGACAACTGCATCCAGATTTTGTGAATGATCAGAAGTGGCAGCTCCGCAATGCGGAAGAGGGTCAATGGGCCGGAAAGTCTGAAGCAGAGCCAATCGGTCAGTCTGGTCTACCTTCCTTCGAAACATCGGGTGCCGAGACATCGCAAGCCAGCAGTTTGGCACCATCCCGGCGAGGTGTGCTACCTCCTCTCTCACAGCCATTGCCACCTGGACGGAAAGAGACgcccatccccccaccaaatCTCAATCAGCATTCCCTCCCATCGAAGGCCAAAACAGGCGTCACGGCGATTCCTAGACCGAAACAAACGCCCATTCCTCCTCCTATTCCAGGACAGGCATCAGGTCTTTCTACTAAACCTAAACACAAACCTGCGACTCCGGCACAGACGTGTCCAGCTATTCCTGGAAACATTCACCCGGCTTTCGCTGCGGCTTTTGGCGCACGCACCGAAGCAAAGGTTGGGTCTCGGAACGGTGCGGCAGATCCCAAGACACCCAAGTCAACTCCTGCTAAATCACATGGAACGCAGCAGTCGAAGACGTCTACTCCAGCTCGGCGAGCTGAGCCGCTCAAGATCGCCCAATGGACCCCAGTGGCCGTGAGCCGGGGTCGTTTCAGCCGAACTACccccggctcctcctccaccgcatcGGTATCCCAAGATCAAATGCAAGAGACTGGATCCCAGAAAAGCGAAAAGAAGGCGCCTAAACCCAGGAAGCGAACGGCACCAGCATCACAGGAAGAGGTCTACGATGTTAAGCAGCTCCTAGACGACCGGTGGATCACcgagaaaggaaagaagacACACAAATACCTCGTCCTCTGGGCGGGTCAGTGGCCGGAAGGCCAGAATCCCACTTGGGAGCCGGCGGACAACATTGAGGATAAGGAGCTCATCCGCCAGTATCACGAGAAGAAAGCCTTGGGCATAGTGAGGCCGCCTCCTAAGAAGATGCAAAAGACTTTGCGTTCTTATATCCTGACGGGGAAGCAGTACAGCTCCGTTGCTGAAGCTTTTGAGGACGGTCTCGACGTGGTAGAGCCCAGCGATCATCAGGGGAAGGATGAGCAGGAGGATGCGGACATGGACAAGGAGGAGTTcctcaaggtggtggataaTCTCCATCCGCAGTATGCGAAGAGCTTGAGCTTTCatgtcaagaaggagaaggagggagggggtgcgaGTGGCAAGGTGGTCGACGCATCGTTCTCGACGTTTGATGCCAGTCTTGCTCGGTATCAACAGAGCTTTAAGGGTGCGCCTCGTGGAGCTTTTTAG
- a CDS encoding uncharacterized protein (EggNog:ENOG503NZMI; COG:S), with translation MRFRPKRNKGFETNGFTRSGGKNNHKDILEVEMKHGDMMVPTTRVKDANGCAALLIIETSSWRRKRAVNAAVDKESFEGWLGRVVMILIWFQYLVHVSYYLD, from the exons ATGAGATTTCGCCCTAAGCGAAACAAGGGTTTCGAGACCAATGGTTTCACCAGAAGCGGTGGGAAGAATAATCACAAAGATATCCTTGAGGTGGAGATGAAACACGGTGATATGATGGTGCCG ACAACCAGAGTCAAGGATGCAAATGGCTGTGCAGCTCTGTTGATCATTGAAACGAGCTCatggagaaggaaaagggcTGTTAACGCCGCCGTCGACAAAGAGTCGTTCGAGGGATggttgggaagggtggtCATGATTCTGATTTGGTTTCAATATCTCGTCCATGTCAGCTATTATCTCGACTAG
- a CDS encoding uncharacterized protein (EggNog:ENOG503P5Y0; COG:S), whose translation MLSLSLCDCDLSRIAISHLSHTFVGHLSHQTTMAPTVPGKRPTARQKALARLADPTIPRKTHREDNHVTDSFINSKRDKRLIKHSSFVSKITKPSSSTALKNHKKRQAKKAKTQLKTTLDSLGDVLDDIEDEMEDEGAMDNEQALQGKVRHKSIKSRPGALKRKERVVKGEMSRFGHNLAQLATVTSASSTATINQNTAKKQAEEQSKMETEGSAITAQEAATSNRWAALRGFISSTMEQNPAFLGK comes from the exons ATGCTCTCCCTGTCGCTTTGCGACTGCGACTTGTCACGCATTGCGATAAGCCACCTCTCGCACACTTTTGTCGGCCACCTCTCACACCAAACAACCATG GCTCCCACAGTCCCAGGAAAGCGCCCCACCGCCCGTCAAAAAGCCCTCGCCCGCCTCGCCGACCCAACCATCCCCCGCAAAACCCACCGCGAAGACAACCACGTAACCGACTCCTTCATCAACTCCAAGCGCGACAAGCGCCTAATCAAGCACTCCTCCTTCGTCTCCAAAATcaccaagccctcctcctccacagcacTCAAGAACCACAAGAAGCGCCAGGCCAAAAAAGCCAAGACCCAGCTAAAGACAACTCTCGACTCGCTCGGGGATGTCCTTGACGATAttgaagatgagatggaggaCGAAGGTGCAATGGACAACGAGCAGGCCCTGCAGGGGAAAGTCAGACACAAAAGTATAAAGTCTAGGCCGGGGGCGCtaaagaggaaggagagggtcGTCAAGGGGGAGATGTCCCGGTTTGGGCATAACCTGGCGCAGTTGGCTACCGTGACGAGCGCGAGTAGCACCGCGACGATAAACCAGAACACGGCCAAGAAACAGGCGGAAGAGCAGTCAAAGATGGAGACAGAGGGGTCCGCGATAACGGCGCAAGAGGCAGCGACTTCGAATCGGTGGGCGGCGTTGAGGGGGTTCATCTCTTCTACTATGGAGCAGAACCCTGCTTTTCTTGGCAAATAA
- a CDS encoding uncharacterized protein (COG:H; EggNog:ENOG503NZDJ): MQHSSNDEHHSNSAATNGEQNGSSLQLTDEEFDRYSRQMIVPGMGKDAQLRLINSKVLIIGAGGLGCPAAQYIAGAGIGTIGIIDGDVVEPSNLHRQVGHATSRIGMKKVDSLITHLRDLNPLPTYVPYTYPISHENAADIITLYDLVLDCTDNPATRYLISDVCVLLCKPLVSAASVQKSGQLIVLNCPPTPQGKMDRKYPPCYRCCFRKPPPANTQLSCGEAGIMGPVVGLMGVAQAGEAIKILASALHLPQSSSDTTNEDDPHNLIQPTLLIYSYDLNAAPGPYTFRALKMASRKKNCFACGENSPQTLTLEGIKSGNPNYIQFCGLQTPKATLPAQDRITASAYHAARESGQLQNHILLDTREKEHFSFGSIDGAVNVPFGKLLMKAATIKRDGGDAQEILPLKSAEDPIFVVCRRGLDSQEAVEKLKELGVDHGGKRKIVDIIGGMRAWKDEVDPSFPFI; the protein is encoded by the exons ATGCAGCACAGTTCGAATGATGAACACCATTCAAATAGCGCAGCAACGAATGGGGAGCAGAACGGCTCCAGTCTACAGCTTACAGATGAGGAGTTTGATAGATACTCTCGTCAAATGATCGTCCCTGGAATGGGCAAAGATG CTCAACTTCGACTTATAAATTCCAaggtcctcatcatcggcgcCGGTGGTCTCGGCTGTCCAGCAGCCCAATACATCGCAGGTGCTGGGATAGGAACCATCGGCATCATTGACGGCGATGTCGTCGAACCATCAAacctccatcgccaagtTGGTCATGCCACCTCTCGCATAGGCATGAAGAAAGTTGACAGTCTCATCACCCATCTAAGAGACCTCAACCCACTGCCGACCTATGTTCCTTACACCTATCCCATCTCCCACGAAAACGCAgcagacatcatcaccctctaCGACCTAGTCCTAGACTGCACCGACAACCCAGCAACCCGCTACCTCATCTCCGATGTCTGCGTTCTCCTCTGCAAACCTCTAGTATCAGCCGCCTCTGTTCAAAAGTCCGGTCAACTGATCGTCCTAAACTGCCCACCCACACCCCAGGGAAAGATGGACAGGAAATACCCTCCTTGCTACCGTTGCTGCTTCcgcaaaccaccaccagccaacaccCAGCTATCATGCGGGGAAGCAGGCATCATGGGCCCAGTAGTCGGTCTAATGGGTGTAGCCCAAGCAGGAGAAGCGATCAAGATTCTTGCCTCAGCTCtacacctcccccaatccaGTTCAGACACCACCAACGAAGACGACCCCCACAACCTAatccaacccaccctcctAATCTACTCCTACGACCTCAACGCCGCCCCAGGCCCCTACACCTTCCGCGCCCTGAAAATGGCCTCCCGCAAAAAGAACTGCTTCGCCTGCGGCGAGAACTCACCCCAGACTTTGACACTAGAGGGCATCAAATCCGGCAATCCGAATTACATCCAGTTCTGCGGGCTCCAAACACCCAAAGCCACCCTCCCTGCGCAGGATAGAATCACCGCATCTGCCTACCACGCAGCGAGAGAAAGTGGGCAATTGCAGAACCACATCCTTCTCGACACCAGGGAGAAGGAACATTTCTCCTTTGGAAGTATCGACGGTGCGGTGAACGTGCCCTTTGGGAAGCTACTCATGAAAGCGGCGACCATCAagagggatggtggtgatgctcaAGAGATCTTACCCCTGAAATCGGCAGAGGATCCCATATTTGTTGTATGTCGTCGAGGGCTGGACTCCCAAGAGGCagtcgagaagctcaaggagctcggAGTGGACCACGGGGGCAAGAGAAAGATTGTCGATATCATAGGAGGAATGAGGGCTTGGAAGGACGAGGTCGATCCATCCTTTCCGTTCATATAG
- a CDS encoding uncharacterized protein (EggNog:ENOG503NZE9; COG:E) yields MEPSTNFGMPVTPTHLPSDTFDEQSQLGRLPNGVYVPMLAFFTPDDEVDIPATQRHTARLLAAGVSGLVVHGSNGEAVHMSRQERKSVIKAVADAVRHESDHAQMPIIAGCCAQSIRETVELCQESKEAGATHALVLPPGYYAGILNKDIIVDFFHSVASKSPIPLLVYNFPGAANGVDLDSDTILRIAAHPRVVGVKLTCGNTGKLARLVVDTPKVRNGKHDFFVAGGSADFVLQGLVVGAHGTISGFANLAPRACVRIGELFEQGKLAEARDLQHEVARGDWLAIRYGFVGVKAAMPYFHGQGELACVEPRLPFKSLAQDGDAVREIQQGMAGVLEIEQRLVAEATA; encoded by the coding sequence ATGGAGCCTTCAACAAACTTCGGCATGCCCGTCACGCCGACCCACCTTCCATCAGACACCTTCGACGAGCAGAGCCAACTAGGAAGACTTCCCAATGGCGTCTACGTACCCATGCTGGCCTTCTTCACGCCTGACGACGAGGTTGACATTCCCGCGACGCAACGACACACGGCGCGCTTGCTCGCAGCCGGTGTAAGTGGGCTGGTGGTCCACGGCTCCAACGGCGAAGCAGTCCACATGTCCCGTCAAGAACGCAAGTCTGTGATCAAGGCGGTGGCCGACGCCGTCAGACACGAATCAGACCATGCTCAAATGCCCATCATTGCTGGCTGCTGCGCCCAGTCCATCCGAGAAACCGTTGAGCTGTGTCAAGAGTCGAAGGAAGCCGGGGCCACCCATGCCCTCGTTCTCCCACCAGGCTACTACGCTGGGATTCTCAACAAGGACATCATTGTCGACTTCTTTCACAGCGTTGCGTCCAAGTCTCCCATCCCGCTGCTTGTCTACAACTTTCCCGGCGCGGCCAACGGAGTCGACCTTGATTccgacaccatcctccgcATTGCCGCGCACCCTCGTGTTGTCGGTGTCAAGCTGACGTGTGGAAACACTGGAAAGCTCGCCCGCCTCGTCGTTGATACACCAAAGGTTCGCAACGGCAAGCACGActtttttgttgctggtggcagTGCCGACTTTGTTCTCCAAGGCTTGGTCGTTGGTGCCCATGGAACAATCAGTGGCTTTGCCAACCTTGCCCCCAGAGCCTGTGTGAGGATTGGGGAGCTTTTTGAGCAAGGGAAACTGGCTGAGGCAAGAGATCTCCAACATGAGGTTGCCAGGGGTGACTGGCTTGCCATCCGCTACGGGTTCGTTGGTGTTAAGGCTGCGATGCCATACTTCCACGGTCAAGGAGAGTTGGCTTGCGTGGAGCCACGGCTGCCATTCAAATCGTTGGCGCAGGATGGTGATGCGGTCAGGGAGATTCAGCAAGGCATGGCTGGGGTGTTGGAGATTGAGCAGCGACTTGTTGCAGAGGCTACCGCTTAG